A single Drosophila miranda strain MSH22 chromosome XR, D.miranda_PacBio2.1, whole genome shotgun sequence DNA region contains:
- the LOC108151712 gene encoding uncharacterized protein LOC108151712, translating into MGGCCSKDLDDKRSWSPEETKNGSTTSTIIAQPMDDVGTTGVFTLTRTTTTSTQEKTVTTTSDGDQD; encoded by the exons ATGGGAGGCTGCTGCTCTAAGGACTTGGATGATAAGCGCTCCTGGAGTCCCGAGGAGACCAAAAATGGC AGCACCACATCGACCATCATTGCCCAGCCCATGGATGATGTGGGTACAACCGGAGTGTTTACCCTCACACGCACCACCACGACGAGCACACAGGAGAAAACGGTGACCACCACCAGCGATGGTGACCAGGATTAG
- the LOC108151711 gene encoding uncharacterized protein LOC108151711 has translation MKQIPGLLGLGLVLAGLLLAAGSSNALPMTNDLELVAALDAMEPAAAAAQPSHISRIAARGEAIAHEDRPELFNTIVQELKAAGVYTAERQDLHTLSYKELTRLLALWHLSSGRNYYEASPAPEIVG, from the coding sequence ATGAAACAGATTCCGGGACTTCTGGGACTGGGTTTAGTGCTGGCGGGACTCCTGCTAGCGGCAGGCAGTTCAAATGCCCTGCCAATGACCAACGATCTGGAGCTGGTGGCTGCCTTGGATGCCAtggagccagcagcagccgccgcaCAGCCATCGCACATTTCACGCATCGCGGCAAGGGGCGAGGCAATAGCCCATGAGGATCGACCGGAGCTGTTCAACACCATTGTGCAGGAGCTAAAGGCAGCGGGGGTCTACACGGCCGAGCGCCAGGATCTGCACACACTCAGCTACAAGGAGCTCACCCGCCTCCTGGCCCTGTGGCACCTCTCGTCGGGCCGAAACTATTACGAGGCGAGTCCTGCCCCCGAAATCGTCGGCTGA